GAACAAGAATACGACGTACCACGAGAAAAACGCTATCCCAAAGTCACCGCGATGAAAATAACGAAAGACACAAAAGGGAGGGAGAATAATCAAGAAGCAAAACAGGACCTTTTTCTTCTCCCACATGGCTTTCTCGGGGCAGAGCTTGGCGATGTGATCGGTGGCCTTGCAGATAAAGCAGCTCTCGCCAGGGCGCATCCCGGGTACCCTGAGTGGGTGCTTCCTCGTAGCGGCGCCCCCGGTCTTCTTCCCCTTCTTGAAGGCTGcctcccccttcttcttcttctccttcttcttcttcgaggtCGAGGTAGACGAGTGTTCCGGCTTCGGATCGGAGAAGAGTTGGGGATTCGCGTCGTTGAACCGCTTCTTGGCCTCCTTTTGCCTCTTGCTCACCAtcttcccccttctctctctctctctctccctggtTTGGAGTATGTCGGCGAGACGTCGCTGAGCAAAGCGGGGGGGTTTAGTTAGGGTCTTAATGGACTGACCTTTACGAGTCACCCGACCCGTATGGGAAACTATCGGATACGGTTCGAGTCCTAACCCGACCCGGTAACCAGCTTCGGCTATAGCCGCAATTGGCCGGAAGGCGTTGACCATCTAAAGATCGTTGACTTTTGATTTGGACTTGACCACCAATTAATTAGATCCCAAATCACACCATCCCCTAATCTGCTGCCTCCCTGATTCAAAAAAACACCTTATGAATCTTTAATCGGGAAAAATAATACGAAGAAGATAAAGAGATCTGAGATTAAATATGCTTATCAAtgattctaataagaaaattgagATCACTTGGGCcttttatcatttttagtgaGGGAATTTTGTAATCTACAATGTTGGATTGTGTATGCTACTGTAGTGGCTTTGGAGATGCatggaagaagagcttgtataagCCCCCAACCTTCGCTCATCGTCCTCGTCTATGTTCGATCATCTTTACCTTTAGTCATGTCTACAAGCATCTCTAGTCATGTCCTCAAGTGTATTTACCTTACATCAGTGCCCTTGCCtctttttctctcttcctctatCATCATTGTTATATTCACCCATATACTCTCGTTGTCCTCACCAGTAACTCCATAGTAGAAGGCTTTCTCATTCTCTCGTAGTCACTTATGTTAAAATGATGAGGATGACAAGACAAAAATAACTAACGAATGAAGTAGTGGAACAAAGGCGACGATCAACCCAAGTaagagacaaaattatcttttaggaaaaaaaattctatagaaattttataaaaaaaaggggCTCAACGGTAAACTTCTCAAGTGGCttttttttttgatatatatatatatatatatatatatatatatatatatatatttcatgtgCGGCAGCAGCCGAGCTGTCCAAATCCCCGCTACTTTTGTACTGCATACGAAGAAGAACACGCAGTCGCTCGCACAACCACACGCGTAAAACCTCTGCAATCTGAATCGACGATGCTGGTGTAGTAGTATTCTCTTTGATCCTTAGAGTACTTCGCCGTCATATAATTTCGCATCCTTCCAATCTGCTACCAATGACATCTCCACTGATACATTGCCAGAATCTCGCCAAATTTCCACAAGAAACTGCAGAATAAATCCGTCTACCCTTGCTTTTTTATGATGCTTGCTTGAGACAATCTGTTCTACACAACGCTGTTACATGTCTCGAGGTACATAGGCCTTCTCCTCTCCGACTTGGTCCTGGTCTTGGATTTCTGTTCTATACAAAAAGGTCAAGTCTTTAGTGAATGTCTCCGTGGAACTAGGGGACAAGATGGAAGTTTTTCCCCCATTCTTGTTGCACGGTGCTTCATTTCGTTTCTTTGAGTTGAACATTGTGCCCTGTTTCTGTTTGATCAAATGACTCTTTCAGCAACATACATTGCTTTACTAGTTTCCGTGGGTTTTCTTTTGGTGTAGGCCGAAGATTTAATCATATCTGCAACTTTAATTGCTGGGTCACGGTTGAAGCAAGCTCACCTCTGTGGTCGTTCAGGTAGCTCTACTGAGATTTGTTGTGAGCTAGAGACTTTACCTTTTTCTCCTGAAATGTAGCTTCTGAATGTGGAGGACATTGCCTTCTTTACCAATGCCTAATCTACAGGATTTGCTCAATTGTGCAGACTCTGTTGTTCATGCTAATTTAGTATACACGTTTTGTTTGCAGTTGTTGGTGTCCCTAGTTGTTTCTGAAGTTGTCAAACCTGTCCAGAGATTAATCTGATTTGATTCAGCTATCCATTACTCATCAAGATGGCTTCTGCTTAAGGTCCTAATAATGGCATGTTCTCATGGATGTGCAAAAAATGATAAATCTTCAAGCAGATATCGGTGGGCTCCTCTGGATGTTCAATCTCATGTGCCAAATAAAATTTCTCATCAGAAAGATGCCTCCAGAGCTCGTGCAAAGGGCAATGCCCAATCTGAGACCAAATCTCCCATCCAACAAGTACGTACATCTGAGTTCATATCAGCTGTTGCTGGAATCTGGGATTACGTTGCAGATCCAGCAGTTTTCTACAGTGATGAAAGCTTGAAATATCATAACATTCATCagaaagataatatcatatgctACGTGGACAGGCAAAGAAATCATAAACCAGCAACTGCAAAAAGTGAAAGCTTTTGTTATGGACCCAAATCTTTAAGCTCTTCATCATCTGCAGTAAGATCAAATTTTGAGGAATTAAAATGGATTAAGAAACAGTTACTGCTTCCTGCATGTAATAGATATGTAGGTCATTCTTTCATTTCGAAACATGTCTGGTTAAGTGGTTTTCATCCACATGTAGGAAATGATAAGATGTCACGGAGCATGACTCCTACTGTTAAAACCAAATTATATGAAAGGATAAATGAGAACTCCGCTTTGGAGGATCTGAAAGATGTTACAGGCCACAGTTCTATTGGAAAAGGCAAGAAAACTCCAGTTCAAAGATCCGCCAGTCAGGATAAAGGAAATTATGTTATTTCCGAATGTAATGATACTTCTTCTGATCATTCATTGAACACAGTCGAGAAAGATCTGCACATTAAAGGTTCTCATTGTTCAACATATTCACTTATGCCAATGACAATTAGAAAAGAAGCGGTTGTTGGATTGAGAAACTATGATTCTAACCTTCATTTGGGCTACAACTTTGATTTCCTAACTTCGACTGATCGCACATGTGGACAATGTCAACAAGCTATCAGAGTTGTCTCTTCTTCACTTACTGAGGTTTCAGATGTCCTTTCTAACCCCAGTGATCATAACATTCACAGGAATGATAAAAGCTTTCCTCGGGAACTTTTATGTGAACAACAGTATACACTGAACGATTCGATCACAGTACAAGATAAACTCAAAAAGGTATTTTCCAAGAACAGACATGCAATTGCAGGAGCATTGGCTGGAATCATGGTTAGCCTTTGTCTTCATCCTGTTGACACAGTTAAAACTATCATTCAGGCTGATGGCATGGTTCAAAAGTCGGCCTATCGTACACTCAAAAGAATCATATCAGAAAAAGGTAATGTTAATAGCCAAAATTTTGGTCATTCTGTGCAATTGGGCTCAAAATATCAAATATCTAACATTTGTTGTATCCTCTGCATGTTTTACGTTCTATGGGTTTGAGGATTGTAGATAGAATCTTCCTGAAACTGCTTGTAGACTTTCCCTACAGGTTTATCAGGGCTATACCGTGGGATAGCTGCCAATATTGCTTCCTCGGCCCCAATTTCTGCCATTTATACCTTCACATATGAATCAGTTAAGGGAACTCTTCTGCCTATTCTGCCAAAGGTGACCCTTATTTTTCTTTTGCTAACTgttatattttcttaatttttacaCATAATGGTTATTTCTTTTTATACTCTAACTGCTTATCCATATCCAGGAGTACCATTCTTTTGCTCACTGCATTGCAGGTGGCTGCTCGAGTATAGCTACTTCTTTTGTCTTTACTCCCAGTGAACGTATAAAGCAACAGATGCAAGTGGGTTCACAGTATCAAAATTGCTGGTAATTTGTTTAGCCATATCCTACTGTTTTAAGTTGGGTAATGAAGAATTACCTTTACATGTTATCTTGACTCTTGGATTCTGTGTTTTAAAAGAGGTGTTATGAAGAATTAGTTTCCTTTATCTCTAGCCTCATTCTTTTCTAGCATGACAAAGATTACTAATGAAGCATTTACTTTTGAAGGTTAACCTGATTCAACATCTAAGGGTGCAAGTTTGTCATTTGGCTGCTATTAAAGCAAGAATGCCATTCATGTTACTCAATAAAAAAGGTACATAGACTTTTTAAAGATTAAgggcaaaagaaaaaaagaaaaaaataatggtcATTCGGATTATACATATGGTTCCAAACCTTATAGATTATATAGATTTAAGTAAATTAACCTTCATTGAATCTTCTAAGACACTGCTAAAATGGAACCAATTAATATGATGTTCATCAAGAATATCCAACTAGATCTGCTCATTTGTTTACTGAGACCCATTTCGTAGTTGGGTTCCCTTGTTTTTTCTTCATGCTAAAATTTTAAAGCTGAAACAATTCTAGATGATTAGGTTCCAGGCTTATTATGCTGGTATAATAAATTTTAGATCTGTAATACTCAAGCCTGCCATGAATTACTAAATGATATGTCCTGAAGGATGTGAAATATGGCCCTATATATCTTAGAACACACAACATAATGTATTAGTTGCACAGAGTTACAGAAAGGTTATTGTTTTGACTATCTACTTCTGAATCATATTTTGGATCCTTCTTCTTTTGTTACTTGTAAATCTTGTGTTCGAAACTTGGAAATTCCATATAGAAACAACTGAAACATAATTTCTTTTTGATCAAAAATGGGTTATTGAGTTTGATAGGGGATGACAAGATAACATTCCAAAGATATTACGTCAGAATAAAAATTTGATCTCTGCCAGCAAATAAATCACAATTTTTCTTACAATTTGATCATTCCAGGAATTTATCTTCCATTAGTTGACCTTGTTAAAGCAAACGATGGTGTTTTAGCTTCAGAATTTTTATGTCCACAGAACCAAAGAGTCTGATATGTCTTATAGATTCATAATTCTAAGATTTTCTCTTTATCAAACTTCAACTAGAGATTGTTTTCACAGGAATGCCTTTGTTGGCTGCCTTGAGAAGGGTGGACTGCCTTCATTATATGCCGGGTGGAGGGCAGTTCTTTGTAGAAACATTCCACACTCCATTATCAAGGTGTGTTCTCCCATTCAGTTATCCTTGCAATTCAACTAGAAGCATTAAAAAAGTTGATTGTTTTTTCTACTCAAATAACAAGTTCAGGCCTTAAAATTGCAGTTTTACACCTACGAAAGTTTGAAGCAGCTCTCTTCAAAGCCTGAAGGAGGTCTTAGCACATTGCAAACTGTTAGTTATATCACATTCCTTTTTCTAGCATTATACAATTACTTATGTAACTTACCTGTGGAACTAATAATAAGAGGCTTTACGAGTTTCAAACTTAATTTTATATTTCCCTAAAAACCTTCTGGAAGGCTTGTGTTATTTATTTGATCGAACTCCAATGGAATTTATAACTTCTAAGCTGTCAGCATTGTCTAAAGTTAATTGATCTGAAGGGGTTTGAAAGAATGTTCAAACAAAGAGGGGAACTTGATTTTTAGGGTTTCTTACATGCTCCTAACCGACCAAAGAGAGCACTCTTATAAAAGCAACAAAAACATATTGCATAAATTTCAAATGATGAACACAACATTAAATATAACAAGTTTAGCTTAATTACTAACGAGGGCTACCTATGGATGCCCTCGTTGCTCCaatactaagaaatttaaaaacagAAAGCATGAGTATCAATTTAGAATATAGGGAAAAAAAGGTTATGTGACTCGTTGCACGTTTACTAAATATAGATTGAGATTTTGACTAAGGATCTCAAACACATAATTGGATTCATGCTTCTTACATGAAAGGCGTGACGACCCAAACTAACCTATAGCAAGGTTTGTAATATTACCTGGTACTGTACAATACAGGTGGGTATTTCCCCGACTTACAACCTACCTGTATGTGGATCGGTATCAATTGGATAGTATATCTGGTGCAGGACTTGTACCATCTCGTACAAGGCCTATATTGAgttgtagcttcttcttcttttttttctcattttttaggTTTTCTTTTTCGAAAACTTGGTACACTGCCGCTCACTAACACTCGACACTCGGTCTAATGGTAAAAATCGGTATGATGTCGATTTGAGCCCTGATTGGTACATTATCAGGACACAAAATTGTGAACCTTGGCCTACGAAACTACAAGCCTGAGCAATTAACCATAAGCATAGATGAATTTGCAGTtctacttattttttttatcaataccaTTGCATCTACAGGTTTCGGCCAGGTAATaaaacatgatcttgatttatatttttGACACTCTCGTGTGTGGATGATAAAGGCTCAACCCAACACAATGGAATATTAGtcaaggatatatttttataaacgTAACCTGGTGAAGATTTGAAATTAGGATCTTTTGCTTCAACACcatctttaatttttttactacCCATTGCATTTGAAAGCTTAAGCCAGTATGAGACTcaatcttaatttataattttttatactttTAACACTACTGTTAGTCTGTTCTTTTGACCAGGCTCCGTATCTAGAGCTCAACTTCAATTTAAGTAGCACCTCTTTCATGCAACTCTCTACTGTGTATTCAAGTATTCTTGTAATTCGATGATTTGAGGAGTCTATCTGACTGCTGGAACTTTGTCATCTTTACAGCTATTATGTGGGGGTCTTGCTGGATCTACTGCTGCTCTTTTTACGACACCCTTCGATGTGGTGAAGACAAAATTGCAGACGCAAGTGAGTTCTCCATGATAATTGATGTCGACCTTAGTCAAAAGATCATTTGCATGTATGATATGCTGAACTTGGAGAAATCTGCATGACGATTTTTGCACTTCTGATGCCTTTTCTTCATTCAGGCTCCTGGAACTCTTCGGAAATATAATGGCGTTGGTCATGCGCTTCAAGAAATAGCTAGACAAGAAGGCTTGCAAGGCCTTTACAGGTAGAACGATGTGTGTTAATTCCCTAGTTCATGCTTGCTTGGTGCATGGAATTTTCTCCAAGTATATAGTACAAGTCATCCTCGCATGTGGACCCTATTTTCTTGTCTGCTGCAAATGGCACGGTAGTGTTGGTGGTCTAGATATGTTTGACTGACATATTGGTTCTTCATTTATATCTGATCAAGtttttcttctcatttttttAGGGGCTTGACTCCAAGATTAGCTATGTATGTCTCCCAAGGAGCTATATTCTTCGCATCATACGAGTTCCTCAAGGCAGTTTTTGCTTTGGAAGCTCCTCGATTACCTGCTCAGGTCATTCACGACAAACAAAGAGCCAACAATTCCACATAATTGATGAACAGACTGCAGATTTGAATCGGAATTCTTTGGCCTTGGCTAGTTAAAGATCCTCCATCGATGGACTTGTTTTTGGGGAATTAAATCAGAGGCAGTCCTGATTGATCACCATCGAGCATGATGATGGTGATGGTGTGGAAGACAGGTCGCCAGGCCTCGTATCTGAAACCCGATGGTTTTAACAGCTTCATGCACTGGAATTGGTTTGCCTATGAAATAAAATCAGAGGGAAACCTCGATCGATTCTTTTGCTCTTAATAAGTACGAGCGGCTGTTGAACTTGTTCTTGGTCATCACCACAATTCCTTCGTTGCCAGTTTTCGCAAAGATAaatgttctttattattattatttgctttCGCTAGATCTCATTGTTTCCATCCATGCCTGCTTGCTAGATCCAAGCGATGCAGCAACATTTTCATTAGAGCATCACTTCGTGTTGCCCGTATCTACTCGTTACGAGTGTTGTTCCAGAGGCAATATGATATGTTCCATGTACACAGCTCCCTTTGGTTCCTCCTCCGTTGCTCTACCCATTTGTTTATCCTTCAAAGAACTGTGCTTCCTATCCAGACCTGAATGGTAACTATAACAGTTTAGAATGTTTATATGAAAGACGAGTGATGAAAACATATTTTGATTTCAGGATCCTACACAGATCTGATAAAAATAATCTGATATACCAGACGATACCATCTGATATAATCTAAAGAAAATAACAAAGGCAGCTGTGATGCTCATAAGTGCTCGAAAGTACATACACGCCGAGTCTTTCACATGCCTGGGAAACTACAAATTGGACTAGAACAAAACAAAATTACCATAGAAGAAATAATAATATCCAACAACATAGCAAATTATACAAGATTGGAACAGGGTGGCTTTCCCGTATATAACTCGTGGAACAAATTATATCACCTAAAGGTTTGAACATTTACCAGGGATGGTCACTCATCCCCTCGAAGGCACCTCGGTGGATCATGGCCCCTGCAGCAGCACTTCAACCGGACTCCAGCTGTGGTCGGTTTAGAGTCTTGGCAAAATGGAGTAATCCACAAGAGCTTAAATAAAACTGAGCTGCAGCAAGTTAGGCAGATCAGACTGATGGCATCAGCTATCATCTAAAAATGTTATACACCCATTAAAAAGAAAAAGGCGAAGCAAAATTTGAAACTAGGTCAATTCAAAGAAGGGTCCAAAGGGGCAACAAAAGCCATTTCCGTCATCTGGTAGAGGGCAAAGGCTCATACAATTGCAAGAAGCTCTCACATAAGCAGTCACATCCATCAACTAGGCCACCTGCTTGCTTCCCCATGAGATGGTTTTGGCAAGCAGTGCAAGTACCGGCCAAGTTGGTCCTTCAACTCTTCTGGAAAAGGAGATACCCTTGCATAGAATTTATGCAGAACAACTATCTCCTGTCCAATCCTGCAATAGATGAGAAAAAAGCAtccgcttgtcaaagaagctgacATTTATATCCAGAAAAGGTGGAAAACAAAAAACTTTCCTGCCAAAGAGAACTTTTAGGCACAACACTTGAAAGGAAATACCGATGCAAGTACCTTTTTCATAACACAAGTTCTTAGAAGCTCATATACACAAGAATTAATGATACTCAAATGTATCAATTTAAAAAGGATGAACCCAATGCATGAGGCTTTCATCGATATAGGTTTTAAGTGACGATCAATGCACCCGTCCTAGTTGGATTTGTGAACTACTTTCAAGTGCATTtcccatcatcaaaatccaaccaattTCTCTTCTCATGTATTGATAAATGTCTTACATTGGGTTACCACAGATCTCAAATGCTTAAGCTGCCAAGAAAGAGCCCAATTGATCTCTCTCACATGCAAGTTAGATTAGAATTGACACATAAAATTAAACCCAACTAAATGCTGCAAGCCAATTAAAGGGAAGGACATTGTTGAAATATTAATTGAACATCTAGTTAAATAAAGAGGGACAGATACAGATCAAAATTCACAACTTACTAGGTatcatgaaaatgattttatattaaattaccaCAAACCCCAAAAGTTTAAGCTGTTAAGAAAGATATGGACCTATAAAACTTGGAAAATTATTTGGATGGGGCATAAATGGTTGCTCAATAACTTTCACTGTCTGTCTACACAACTTCTTGCAGAACCATCTTTACAAATTCAACTAAATATCTTCACTGTGTTTTTTGTAACTCAACTTTTTGTGTGCTGTTAAGGGTGAGTCCTGCGTCCACAGTGACATTGCTCTTTAGAGACCTAGGAATCAGTGGTTCAAATCATGGAACCCTAGGTTCTGCATAGTGCAAGTTTCATGCACTTTTAAACTCCTGTTCAATGATTTATTTTCTTCTATTTTCTGGGCAAACATGGTGAGAAGCTCAAGTTCTACCCATGCCTCAAATGATTGGCTAATTACAAATTACCCCAAGTAATTAGATCTCCTTAGCATCCTAGTccatagacttaaaaaatttacattggaatccctataattatgaaagtaaacatCTAGGACCATTTACCCTAACGCCGTCAGTTTTACCAACGGAAACACAAAAACAATAGGTAAAAGGGTCATTTCAACGTTCTAGTTGGTGGTGGCGGATGGTGATGCCGCTGAGGACAGCGagtggctattgtggatgaggagagcggcCTTTTTGTCGCTCGGTAACTGCGTCGACGTCAACACAGATGCAGAGCGACCCTCACCTCTCATTGTCGCTTTTCTCATCCACAGCAGCCACCGGTGGCCCCCAGCGACGTCGTTATCCGCTACCACCGACATCGTTCGCCATCACCATATAGaacgttgaaattatctttttgcccattaTTTTTTGTGTTTTCATCAATAAAATCGATAACGTTTGGATAAATGGAtatagatatttcactttcataactataaggatttcaatgtaaattttttaagtctagggATCAGGATGCTAAGGAGGTCTAACTGCAGGGGTAATTTGCAATTAGCCCCTCAAATGATAACCCAGAACATAAACCAAAGCTTGTAAGGTTGGGACTAGGGTCAAATAAGAGGTCCCGGATTTGGGTACACTAGATAGAATCAGGGAATTGGGATCAGCCAAAAACatgatttgaaaataaaaaaaaaaggataaaaggaAAAATATGCATCCACTAATATGTTGAATTTTCAATTGTCTTTGGGAAAGAATGAAAAAGTAaacattttcattttaagattttattttttattttgaaatgcAAGAGCTTAAATGTCACTAGACTGAGAGAGACGAGCTAGATGGTCCCTGCTGGTCGCTGAGCACGAAAGCATGATGGAGAGGAACCTTAACTTCAGGCTTTTCTCCCTTTTTCCCTTTCCATTAAGTCTCTAAGTTATAAGGTAATATAAAAGCAGACTTTTCTGAAGAAATAAAAAGAATACAAAGATAAAAGAGAGCAAaatcaaaagtagaaaaactgAAAAATCATAGTTACGATAGCATGGCAGGTATGTCTGCCCTGCTACAACATAAGACAAACGAAGAAAAACAATCCCCTAATTACACATAACatgaagcacaaagaatttaacaaGACCTGTGAACTTCTTAAGTGAACCGTTAGAGTTCATCAATTTTGGAACGAGCCTTCTATCTTGTCCAAAAGACAAAATTTCTTGCATTCTTTCGGGCCAATCAGAATTTAGTCTCCTGGCAAAATCTTCCACTTCTCTGCATAAAACAAAATGGATAATAAGCTTTACACATCCTAAATGCACAAGCAACAATTGCTGAGACCTGTAAGTACCATATAACTTATTAAAAAATACATCACCAAATAAATTAAGGATATGATTATTATACTTAAGCATCAAAAATTTTTAAAGAGATCACATCAGGTAAGATGCCAAAAAAAAAACACGGCAGACATCAGCAGAGAGTAACCTtttgaggaaaaataaaaaaaatttgaaagcATAGGATAGTCATACAGCAGACTTTTCCCAcaagaaaatatcatattattgagTTTAATAAAATATGTCATTCTAAAGATGAGTCATAATTTGTGGAATTTTAACTTTACAGGTGTCATACAGCAGACTTTTCTCTCAGccttaagacttttctctcagccCTAACTTTACAGGTTAAGGCTGAGAGAAAGGTGGAATTTTACATGTTTCATAATTTGTATTATGTAGGGATCATCTCAGTCTGATACATCCAATCTAGGTTGGGAACTATAAAGTTAGCTCAGCTTGTACATTGAATTACAACAAAAAAGAGATAAAAGGCGGCTGATAAAGACATCCCAAaagcttcttttttttattaGGTAATAGATGAGATAGAGAGAGACAGAGCATCACCACCTCAAATGTGCTTATGAAACCTCCTGGAAACCAAGTTTCAGGGACACGGATGCCAAAATCTCACTTGCAACCTAgttttataaaacaaaaatattactCCCAAGCTAGAAATGGAATTGTTATCCAAGAATGTATATATAAAGATTGCCTATTTGGTCAAAACAACCAATGGAACAGAACCTAGGGCTTCAACTTTAGTATTTTTCAAATCTCCAAGTGACCAGAACTACAATGACAAGGAACCACTTTACCAGGCTGGGTTCCTGTCGACTCTTTCTGGGATAACCTAAGTTTGTAAAACCTAGAAAACCAGCTAAAATGGTCTTGATACATGAAGATGGATTTTAATACCAAGACAAGGTCAAGTAAACACTTGAAAATTTTTTAGACCCACATCCTAATGACAATCTTTATaaatattcaaaaaaatttatCCACTTCTCAATGACCTTTTCAAGAAAATAACTAGCAATATGTTAAAACATTAACAATTTTGCAAGGGAAAAAGGAAAATATCTAAGGCACTCTCTTCTCAGCATTATAAATAATACCATTTTAATAAGAATAAGTATCTGACCATAAAAAGGCACAGATATAAATAAGCTTATACAAGGCAGTTTAGAATTAAATATCAAATTCATACTAAAAAATCACCAACATAACACAACAAAAAATATGGATCAATCAAATTATCTTCAGAAGTAAATCAAGAAACAAA
This Musa acuminata AAA Group cultivar baxijiao chromosome BXJ1-2, Cavendish_Baxijiao_AAA, whole genome shotgun sequence DNA region includes the following protein-coding sequences:
- the LOC135609109 gene encoding uncharacterized protein LOC135609109 isoform X1, with the protein product MACSHGCAKNDKSSSRYRWAPLDVQSHVPNKISHQKDASRARAKGNAQSETKSPIQQVRTSEFISAVAGIWDYVADPAVFYSDESLKYHNIHQKDNIICYVDRQRNHKPATAKSESFCYGPKSLSSSSSAVRSNFEELKWIKKQLLLPACNRYVGHSFISKHVWLSGFHPHVGNDKMSRSMTPTVKTKLYERINENSALEDLKDVTGHSSIGKGKKTPVQRSASQDKGNYVISECNDTSSDHSLNTVEKDLHIKGSHCSTYSLMPMTIRKEAVVGLRNYDSNLHLGYNFDFLTSTDRTCGQCQQAIRVVSSSLTEVSDVLSNPSDHNIHRNDKSFPRELLCEQQYTLNDSITVQDKLKKVFSKNRHAIAGALAGIMVSLCLHPVDTVKTIIQADGMVQKSAYRTLKRIISEKGLSGLYRGIAANIASSAPISAIYTFTYESVKGTLLPILPKEYHSFAHCIAGGCSSIATSFVFTPSERIKQQMQVGSQYQNCWNAFVGCLEKGGLPSLYAGWRAVLCRNIPHSIIKFYTYESLKQLSSKPEGGLSTLQTLLCGGLAGSTAALFTTPFDVVKTKLQTQAPGTLRKYNGVGHALQEIARQEGLQGLYRGLTPRLAMYVSQGAIFFASYEFLKAVFALEAPRLPAQVIHDKQRANNST
- the LOC135609109 gene encoding calcium-binding mitochondrial carrier SAL1-like isoform X2, which translates into the protein MACSHGCAKNDKSSSRYRWAPLDVQSHVPNKISHQKDASRARAKGNAQSETKSPIQQVRTSEFISAVAGIWDYVADPAVFYSDESLKYHNIHQKDNIICYVDRQRNHKPATAKSESFCYGPKSLSSSSSAVRSNFEELKWIKKQLLLPACNRYVGHSFISKHVWLSGFHPHVGNDKMSRSMTPTVKTKLYERINENSALEDLKDVTGHSSIGKGKKTPVQRSASQDKGNYVISECNDTSSDHSLNTVEKDLHIKGSHCSTYSLMPMTIRKEAVVGLRNYDSNLHLGYNFDFLTSTDRTCGQCQQAIRVVSSSLTEVSDVLSNPSDHNIHRNDKSFPRELLCEQQYTLNDSITVQDKLKKADGMVQKSAYRTLKRIISEKGLSGLYRGIAANIASSAPISAIYTFTYESVKGTLLPILPKEYHSFAHCIAGGCSSIATSFVFTPSERIKQQMQVGSQYQNCWNAFVGCLEKGGLPSLYAGWRAVLCRNIPHSIIKFYTYESLKQLSSKPEGGLSTLQTLLCGGLAGSTAALFTTPFDVVKTKLQTQAPGTLRKYNGVGHALQEIARQEGLQGLYRGLTPRLAMYVSQGAIFFASYEFLKAVFALEAPRLPAQVIHDKQRANNST